Proteins from a genomic interval of Cyclopterus lumpus isolate fCycLum1 chromosome 18, fCycLum1.pri, whole genome shotgun sequence:
- the LOC117747422 gene encoding RAS guanyl-releasing protein 2-like isoform X2, whose protein sequence is MESMLSEQSAAVDELVEACIQAFDERGTLKDASLVRMFLMMHPWYIPSTDMAKKLVLKSQEESCTAERRMRICHLVKYWISEFPAEFNLSPELADQIKDFKDLLTTEGNESQSQLIDLDSVPSYKWKRQVTQRVPSVSKKRKMSLLFDHLDSCELAEHLTYLEYKSFCKILFQDYHSFVMHGCTVDNPILERFITLFNSVSQWIQLMVLSKPTAPQRAAVISHFIRVAQKLLQLQNFNTLMAVVGGLSNSSISRLKDTQAHISTETNKVFNNLIELVTSCGNYSQYRKRFSECSGFRFPILGVHLKDLIAVHVALMDWADKEKTRVNLAKTQQLYAILQELALIQITPPHVDANTDLLNLLTVSLDQYHTEEEIYQMSLQREPRKQAVSITPMDTNSSPTPAPDPKPSMIDEWSVSVKPNADPTIIKKHIEKMVESVFKNFDSDGDGHISQDEFEAIRNNFPYLSKFGELDKNQDGKISKEEMIDYFMKASSLLNCKMGFIHTFTEATYVKPTFCEHCAGFIWGFYKQGYKCKACGVNCHKACRSRLAVECRKRTKSISHETPPALQARSYSFPPPANTPHSLQNTVIAEEDIETLEEGVFDVHL, encoded by the exons ATGGAGTCCATGTTGTCGGAACAGTCGGCCGCAGTTGACGAGCTGGTGGAAGCCTGCATCCAGGCCTTCG atGAGAGGGGCACTTTGAAGGATGCTTCCTTGGTCCGCATGTTCCTCATGATGCACCCATGGTACATCCCTTCAACCGACATGGCTAAGAAGCTGGTGCTCAA ATCACAAGAAGAGAGCTGCACCGCTGAGCGTCGGATGAGAATATGTCACCTTGTCAA GTACTGGATCTCTGAGTTTCCAGCAGAGTTCAATCTGAGCCCGGAGCTGGCGGACCAGATCAAAGACTTTAAAGACCTCCTGACCACGGAGGGCAACGAGAGCCAGAGCCAGCTCATTGACCTGGACAGCGT GCCGTCATATAAATGGAAGCGGCAGGTGACTCAACGTGTCCCGTCGGTGtccaaaaagaggaaaatgtcCCTGCTGTTTGACCACCTTGATTCCTGTGAACTGGCTGAGCACCTGACCTACCTGGAGTACAAATCCTTCTGCAAGATCCTG TTTCAGGACTACCACAGCTTTGTGATGCACGGCTGCACAGTGGACAACCCCATCCTGGAGCGTTTCATCACCCTTTTCAACAGCGTCTCCCAGTGGATCCAGCTCATGGTGCTCAGCAAGCCCACCGCCCCGCAGAGAGCCGCCGTCATCTCCCACTTCATCAGAGTGGCACAG AAGCTGCTGCAGTTGCAGAACTTCAACACGCTGATGGCTGTGGTGGGCGGCCTCAGCAACAGCTCCATCTCTCGTCTCAAAGACACGCAGGCCCACATCAGCACCGAGACCAACAAG GTTTTCAACAACCTCATTGAACTGGTGACGTCGTGTGGGAACTACAGTCAATACCGCAAGCGCTTCTCCGAGTGCTCGGGCTTCCGATTCCCCATCCTCGGCGTGCACCTGAAAGACCTGATAGCCGTGCACGTGGCACTGATGGACTGGGCTGACAAAGAGAAAACGCGGGTCAACCTGGCGAAGACCCAACAGCTGTACGCCATCCTTCAAGAGCTGGCGCTGATTCAGATCACGCCGCCTCACGTCGACGCCAACACCGACCTGCTCAACCTGCTTACG GTGTCTCTGGACCAGTaccacacagaggaggagatctACCAGATGTCTCTACAGAGAGAACCTCGCAAGCAGGCGGTGAGCATCACTCCGATGGACACT AACTCCAGCCCCACCCCTGCACCCGACCCCAAGCCCAGCATGATCGACGAGTGGTCTGTGTCGGTGAAGCCCAACGCTGACCCGACCATCATCAAGAAGCACATAGAGAAGATGGTGGAG TCGGTCTTCAAGAACTTTGACTCTGACGGCGACGGCCACATCTCCCAGGATGAATTTGAAGCGATCAGGAACAACTTCCCATACCTCAGCAAGTTTGGTGAACTGGACAAGAACCA AGACGGAAAGATCAGCAAAGAGGAGATGATCGACTACTTTATGAAAGCCAGCTCTCTGCTGAACTGCAAGATGGGCTTCATCCACACTTTTACGGAGGCTACCTACGTCAAGCCCACGTTCTGCGAGCACTGTGCCGGCTTT ATATGGGGCTTCTACAAGCAAGGCTACAAGTGTAAAG CCTGCGGGGTGAACTGCCACAAGGCCTGCCGAAGCCGCCTGGCCGTGGAGTGCCGGAAGAGGACAAAGAGCATAAGCCACGAGACGCCGCCGGCCCTCCAGGCCAGATCCTACAGCTTCCCTCCACCTGCCAACACCCCACACAGCCTGCAGAACACAG TGATTGCTGAAGAGGATATAGAGACACTGGAGGAAGGAGTGTTTGATGTCCACCTATAA
- the LOC117747422 gene encoding RAS guanyl-releasing protein 2-like isoform X3, protein MESMLSEQSAAVDELVEACIQAFDERGTLKDASLVRMFLMMHPWYIPSTDMAKKLVLKSQEESCTAERRMRICHLVKYWISEFPAEFNLSPELADQIKDFKDLLTTEGNESQSQLIDLDSVPSYKWKRQVTQRVPSVSKKRKMSLLFDHLDSCELAEHLTYLEYKSFCKILDYHSFVMHGCTVDNPILERFITLFNSVSQWIQLMVLSKPTAPQRAAVISHFIRVAQKLLQLQNFNTLMAVVGGLSNSSISRLKDTQAHISTETNKVFNNLIELVTSCGNYSQYRKRFSECSGFRFPILGVHLKDLIAVHVALMDWADKEKTRVNLAKTQQLYAILQELALIQITPPHVDANTDLLNLLTVSLDQYHTEEEIYQMSLQREPRKQAVSITPMDTQNSSPTPAPDPKPSMIDEWSVSVKPNADPTIIKKHIEKMVESVFKNFDSDGDGHISQDEFEAIRNNFPYLSKFGELDKNQDGKISKEEMIDYFMKASSLLNCKMGFIHTFTEATYVKPTFCEHCAGFIWGFYKQGYKCKACGVNCHKACRSRLAVECRKRTKSISHETPPALQARSYSFPPPANTPHSLQNTVIAEEDIETLEEGVFDVHL, encoded by the exons ATGGAGTCCATGTTGTCGGAACAGTCGGCCGCAGTTGACGAGCTGGTGGAAGCCTGCATCCAGGCCTTCG atGAGAGGGGCACTTTGAAGGATGCTTCCTTGGTCCGCATGTTCCTCATGATGCACCCATGGTACATCCCTTCAACCGACATGGCTAAGAAGCTGGTGCTCAA ATCACAAGAAGAGAGCTGCACCGCTGAGCGTCGGATGAGAATATGTCACCTTGTCAA GTACTGGATCTCTGAGTTTCCAGCAGAGTTCAATCTGAGCCCGGAGCTGGCGGACCAGATCAAAGACTTTAAAGACCTCCTGACCACGGAGGGCAACGAGAGCCAGAGCCAGCTCATTGACCTGGACAGCGT GCCGTCATATAAATGGAAGCGGCAGGTGACTCAACGTGTCCCGTCGGTGtccaaaaagaggaaaatgtcCCTGCTGTTTGACCACCTTGATTCCTGTGAACTGGCTGAGCACCTGACCTACCTGGAGTACAAATCCTTCTGCAAGATCCTG GACTACCACAGCTTTGTGATGCACGGCTGCACAGTGGACAACCCCATCCTGGAGCGTTTCATCACCCTTTTCAACAGCGTCTCCCAGTGGATCCAGCTCATGGTGCTCAGCAAGCCCACCGCCCCGCAGAGAGCCGCCGTCATCTCCCACTTCATCAGAGTGGCACAG AAGCTGCTGCAGTTGCAGAACTTCAACACGCTGATGGCTGTGGTGGGCGGCCTCAGCAACAGCTCCATCTCTCGTCTCAAAGACACGCAGGCCCACATCAGCACCGAGACCAACAAG GTTTTCAACAACCTCATTGAACTGGTGACGTCGTGTGGGAACTACAGTCAATACCGCAAGCGCTTCTCCGAGTGCTCGGGCTTCCGATTCCCCATCCTCGGCGTGCACCTGAAAGACCTGATAGCCGTGCACGTGGCACTGATGGACTGGGCTGACAAAGAGAAAACGCGGGTCAACCTGGCGAAGACCCAACAGCTGTACGCCATCCTTCAAGAGCTGGCGCTGATTCAGATCACGCCGCCTCACGTCGACGCCAACACCGACCTGCTCAACCTGCTTACG GTGTCTCTGGACCAGTaccacacagaggaggagatctACCAGATGTCTCTACAGAGAGAACCTCGCAAGCAGGCGGTGAGCATCACTCCGATGGACACT CAGAACTCCAGCCCCACCCCTGCACCCGACCCCAAGCCCAGCATGATCGACGAGTGGTCTGTGTCGGTGAAGCCCAACGCTGACCCGACCATCATCAAGAAGCACATAGAGAAGATGGTGGAG TCGGTCTTCAAGAACTTTGACTCTGACGGCGACGGCCACATCTCCCAGGATGAATTTGAAGCGATCAGGAACAACTTCCCATACCTCAGCAAGTTTGGTGAACTGGACAAGAACCA AGACGGAAAGATCAGCAAAGAGGAGATGATCGACTACTTTATGAAAGCCAGCTCTCTGCTGAACTGCAAGATGGGCTTCATCCACACTTTTACGGAGGCTACCTACGTCAAGCCCACGTTCTGCGAGCACTGTGCCGGCTTT ATATGGGGCTTCTACAAGCAAGGCTACAAGTGTAAAG CCTGCGGGGTGAACTGCCACAAGGCCTGCCGAAGCCGCCTGGCCGTGGAGTGCCGGAAGAGGACAAAGAGCATAAGCCACGAGACGCCGCCGGCCCTCCAGGCCAGATCCTACAGCTTCCCTCCACCTGCCAACACCCCACACAGCCTGCAGAACACAG TGATTGCTGAAGAGGATATAGAGACACTGGAGGAAGGAGTGTTTGATGTCCACCTATAA
- the LOC117747422 gene encoding RAS guanyl-releasing protein 2-like isoform X5, translated as MESMLSEQSAAVDELVEACIQAFDERGTLKDASLVRMFLMMHPWYIPSTDMAKKLVLKSQEESCTAERRMRICHLVKYWISEFPAEFNLSPELADQIKDFKDLLTTEGNESQSQLIDLDSVPSYKWKRQVTQRVPSVSKKRKMSLLFDHLDSCELAEHLTYLEYKSFCKILFQDYHSFVMHGCTVDNPILERFITLFNSVSQWIQLMVLSKPTAPQRAAVISHFIRVAQKLLQLQNFNTLMAVVGGLSNSSISRLKDTQAHISTETNKVFNNLIELVTSCGNYSQYRKRFSECSGFRFPILGVHLKDLIAVHVALMDWADKEKTRVNLAKTQQLYAILQELALIQITPPHVDANTDLLNLLTVSLDQYHTEEEIYQMSLQREPRKQANSSPTPAPDPKPSMIDEWSVSVKPNADPTIIKKHIEKMVESVFKNFDSDGDGHISQDEFEAIRNNFPYLSKFGELDKNQDGKISKEEMIDYFMKASSLLNCKMGFIHTFTEATYVKPTFCEHCAGFIWGFYKQGYKCKACGVNCHKACRSRLAVECRKRTKSISHETPPALQARSYSFPPPANTPHSLQNTVIAEEDIETLEEGVFDVHL; from the exons ATGGAGTCCATGTTGTCGGAACAGTCGGCCGCAGTTGACGAGCTGGTGGAAGCCTGCATCCAGGCCTTCG atGAGAGGGGCACTTTGAAGGATGCTTCCTTGGTCCGCATGTTCCTCATGATGCACCCATGGTACATCCCTTCAACCGACATGGCTAAGAAGCTGGTGCTCAA ATCACAAGAAGAGAGCTGCACCGCTGAGCGTCGGATGAGAATATGTCACCTTGTCAA GTACTGGATCTCTGAGTTTCCAGCAGAGTTCAATCTGAGCCCGGAGCTGGCGGACCAGATCAAAGACTTTAAAGACCTCCTGACCACGGAGGGCAACGAGAGCCAGAGCCAGCTCATTGACCTGGACAGCGT GCCGTCATATAAATGGAAGCGGCAGGTGACTCAACGTGTCCCGTCGGTGtccaaaaagaggaaaatgtcCCTGCTGTTTGACCACCTTGATTCCTGTGAACTGGCTGAGCACCTGACCTACCTGGAGTACAAATCCTTCTGCAAGATCCTG TTTCAGGACTACCACAGCTTTGTGATGCACGGCTGCACAGTGGACAACCCCATCCTGGAGCGTTTCATCACCCTTTTCAACAGCGTCTCCCAGTGGATCCAGCTCATGGTGCTCAGCAAGCCCACCGCCCCGCAGAGAGCCGCCGTCATCTCCCACTTCATCAGAGTGGCACAG AAGCTGCTGCAGTTGCAGAACTTCAACACGCTGATGGCTGTGGTGGGCGGCCTCAGCAACAGCTCCATCTCTCGTCTCAAAGACACGCAGGCCCACATCAGCACCGAGACCAACAAG GTTTTCAACAACCTCATTGAACTGGTGACGTCGTGTGGGAACTACAGTCAATACCGCAAGCGCTTCTCCGAGTGCTCGGGCTTCCGATTCCCCATCCTCGGCGTGCACCTGAAAGACCTGATAGCCGTGCACGTGGCACTGATGGACTGGGCTGACAAAGAGAAAACGCGGGTCAACCTGGCGAAGACCCAACAGCTGTACGCCATCCTTCAAGAGCTGGCGCTGATTCAGATCACGCCGCCTCACGTCGACGCCAACACCGACCTGCTCAACCTGCTTACG GTGTCTCTGGACCAGTaccacacagaggaggagatctACCAGATGTCTCTACAGAGAGAACCTCGCAAGCAGGCG AACTCCAGCCCCACCCCTGCACCCGACCCCAAGCCCAGCATGATCGACGAGTGGTCTGTGTCGGTGAAGCCCAACGCTGACCCGACCATCATCAAGAAGCACATAGAGAAGATGGTGGAG TCGGTCTTCAAGAACTTTGACTCTGACGGCGACGGCCACATCTCCCAGGATGAATTTGAAGCGATCAGGAACAACTTCCCATACCTCAGCAAGTTTGGTGAACTGGACAAGAACCA AGACGGAAAGATCAGCAAAGAGGAGATGATCGACTACTTTATGAAAGCCAGCTCTCTGCTGAACTGCAAGATGGGCTTCATCCACACTTTTACGGAGGCTACCTACGTCAAGCCCACGTTCTGCGAGCACTGTGCCGGCTTT ATATGGGGCTTCTACAAGCAAGGCTACAAGTGTAAAG CCTGCGGGGTGAACTGCCACAAGGCCTGCCGAAGCCGCCTGGCCGTGGAGTGCCGGAAGAGGACAAAGAGCATAAGCCACGAGACGCCGCCGGCCCTCCAGGCCAGATCCTACAGCTTCCCTCCACCTGCCAACACCCCACACAGCCTGCAGAACACAG TGATTGCTGAAGAGGATATAGAGACACTGGAGGAAGGAGTGTTTGATGTCCACCTATAA
- the LOC117747422 gene encoding RAS guanyl-releasing protein 2-like isoform X1, translating into MESMLSEQSAAVDELVEACIQAFDERGTLKDASLVRMFLMMHPWYIPSTDMAKKLVLKSQEESCTAERRMRICHLVKYWISEFPAEFNLSPELADQIKDFKDLLTTEGNESQSQLIDLDSVPSYKWKRQVTQRVPSVSKKRKMSLLFDHLDSCELAEHLTYLEYKSFCKILFQDYHSFVMHGCTVDNPILERFITLFNSVSQWIQLMVLSKPTAPQRAAVISHFIRVAQKLLQLQNFNTLMAVVGGLSNSSISRLKDTQAHISTETNKVFNNLIELVTSCGNYSQYRKRFSECSGFRFPILGVHLKDLIAVHVALMDWADKEKTRVNLAKTQQLYAILQELALIQITPPHVDANTDLLNLLTVSLDQYHTEEEIYQMSLQREPRKQAVSITPMDTQNSSPTPAPDPKPSMIDEWSVSVKPNADPTIIKKHIEKMVESVFKNFDSDGDGHISQDEFEAIRNNFPYLSKFGELDKNQDGKISKEEMIDYFMKASSLLNCKMGFIHTFTEATYVKPTFCEHCAGFIWGFYKQGYKCKACGVNCHKACRSRLAVECRKRTKSISHETPPALQARSYSFPPPANTPHSLQNTVIAEEDIETLEEGVFDVHL; encoded by the exons ATGGAGTCCATGTTGTCGGAACAGTCGGCCGCAGTTGACGAGCTGGTGGAAGCCTGCATCCAGGCCTTCG atGAGAGGGGCACTTTGAAGGATGCTTCCTTGGTCCGCATGTTCCTCATGATGCACCCATGGTACATCCCTTCAACCGACATGGCTAAGAAGCTGGTGCTCAA ATCACAAGAAGAGAGCTGCACCGCTGAGCGTCGGATGAGAATATGTCACCTTGTCAA GTACTGGATCTCTGAGTTTCCAGCAGAGTTCAATCTGAGCCCGGAGCTGGCGGACCAGATCAAAGACTTTAAAGACCTCCTGACCACGGAGGGCAACGAGAGCCAGAGCCAGCTCATTGACCTGGACAGCGT GCCGTCATATAAATGGAAGCGGCAGGTGACTCAACGTGTCCCGTCGGTGtccaaaaagaggaaaatgtcCCTGCTGTTTGACCACCTTGATTCCTGTGAACTGGCTGAGCACCTGACCTACCTGGAGTACAAATCCTTCTGCAAGATCCTG TTTCAGGACTACCACAGCTTTGTGATGCACGGCTGCACAGTGGACAACCCCATCCTGGAGCGTTTCATCACCCTTTTCAACAGCGTCTCCCAGTGGATCCAGCTCATGGTGCTCAGCAAGCCCACCGCCCCGCAGAGAGCCGCCGTCATCTCCCACTTCATCAGAGTGGCACAG AAGCTGCTGCAGTTGCAGAACTTCAACACGCTGATGGCTGTGGTGGGCGGCCTCAGCAACAGCTCCATCTCTCGTCTCAAAGACACGCAGGCCCACATCAGCACCGAGACCAACAAG GTTTTCAACAACCTCATTGAACTGGTGACGTCGTGTGGGAACTACAGTCAATACCGCAAGCGCTTCTCCGAGTGCTCGGGCTTCCGATTCCCCATCCTCGGCGTGCACCTGAAAGACCTGATAGCCGTGCACGTGGCACTGATGGACTGGGCTGACAAAGAGAAAACGCGGGTCAACCTGGCGAAGACCCAACAGCTGTACGCCATCCTTCAAGAGCTGGCGCTGATTCAGATCACGCCGCCTCACGTCGACGCCAACACCGACCTGCTCAACCTGCTTACG GTGTCTCTGGACCAGTaccacacagaggaggagatctACCAGATGTCTCTACAGAGAGAACCTCGCAAGCAGGCGGTGAGCATCACTCCGATGGACACT CAGAACTCCAGCCCCACCCCTGCACCCGACCCCAAGCCCAGCATGATCGACGAGTGGTCTGTGTCGGTGAAGCCCAACGCTGACCCGACCATCATCAAGAAGCACATAGAGAAGATGGTGGAG TCGGTCTTCAAGAACTTTGACTCTGACGGCGACGGCCACATCTCCCAGGATGAATTTGAAGCGATCAGGAACAACTTCCCATACCTCAGCAAGTTTGGTGAACTGGACAAGAACCA AGACGGAAAGATCAGCAAAGAGGAGATGATCGACTACTTTATGAAAGCCAGCTCTCTGCTGAACTGCAAGATGGGCTTCATCCACACTTTTACGGAGGCTACCTACGTCAAGCCCACGTTCTGCGAGCACTGTGCCGGCTTT ATATGGGGCTTCTACAAGCAAGGCTACAAGTGTAAAG CCTGCGGGGTGAACTGCCACAAGGCCTGCCGAAGCCGCCTGGCCGTGGAGTGCCGGAAGAGGACAAAGAGCATAAGCCACGAGACGCCGCCGGCCCTCCAGGCCAGATCCTACAGCTTCCCTCCACCTGCCAACACCCCACACAGCCTGCAGAACACAG TGATTGCTGAAGAGGATATAGAGACACTGGAGGAAGGAGTGTTTGATGTCCACCTATAA
- the LOC117747422 gene encoding RAS guanyl-releasing protein 2-like isoform X4, which produces MESMLSEQSAAVDELVEACIQAFDERGTLKDASLVRMFLMMHPWYIPSTDMAKKLVLKSQEESCTAERRMRICHLVKYWISEFPAEFNLSPELADQIKDFKDLLTTEGNESQSQLIDLDSVPSYKWKRQVTQRVPSVSKKRKMSLLFDHLDSCELAEHLTYLEYKSFCKILFQDYHSFVMHGCTVDNPILERFITLFNSVSQWIQLMVLSKPTAPQRAAVISHFIRVAQKLLQLQNFNTLMAVVGGLSNSSISRLKDTQAHISTETNKVFNNLIELVTSCGNYSQYRKRFSECSGFRFPILGVHLKDLIAVHVALMDWADKEKTRVNLAKTQQLYAILQELALIQITPPHVDANTDLLNLLTVSLDQYHTEEEIYQMSLQREPRKQAQNSSPTPAPDPKPSMIDEWSVSVKPNADPTIIKKHIEKMVESVFKNFDSDGDGHISQDEFEAIRNNFPYLSKFGELDKNQDGKISKEEMIDYFMKASSLLNCKMGFIHTFTEATYVKPTFCEHCAGFIWGFYKQGYKCKACGVNCHKACRSRLAVECRKRTKSISHETPPALQARSYSFPPPANTPHSLQNTVIAEEDIETLEEGVFDVHL; this is translated from the exons ATGGAGTCCATGTTGTCGGAACAGTCGGCCGCAGTTGACGAGCTGGTGGAAGCCTGCATCCAGGCCTTCG atGAGAGGGGCACTTTGAAGGATGCTTCCTTGGTCCGCATGTTCCTCATGATGCACCCATGGTACATCCCTTCAACCGACATGGCTAAGAAGCTGGTGCTCAA ATCACAAGAAGAGAGCTGCACCGCTGAGCGTCGGATGAGAATATGTCACCTTGTCAA GTACTGGATCTCTGAGTTTCCAGCAGAGTTCAATCTGAGCCCGGAGCTGGCGGACCAGATCAAAGACTTTAAAGACCTCCTGACCACGGAGGGCAACGAGAGCCAGAGCCAGCTCATTGACCTGGACAGCGT GCCGTCATATAAATGGAAGCGGCAGGTGACTCAACGTGTCCCGTCGGTGtccaaaaagaggaaaatgtcCCTGCTGTTTGACCACCTTGATTCCTGTGAACTGGCTGAGCACCTGACCTACCTGGAGTACAAATCCTTCTGCAAGATCCTG TTTCAGGACTACCACAGCTTTGTGATGCACGGCTGCACAGTGGACAACCCCATCCTGGAGCGTTTCATCACCCTTTTCAACAGCGTCTCCCAGTGGATCCAGCTCATGGTGCTCAGCAAGCCCACCGCCCCGCAGAGAGCCGCCGTCATCTCCCACTTCATCAGAGTGGCACAG AAGCTGCTGCAGTTGCAGAACTTCAACACGCTGATGGCTGTGGTGGGCGGCCTCAGCAACAGCTCCATCTCTCGTCTCAAAGACACGCAGGCCCACATCAGCACCGAGACCAACAAG GTTTTCAACAACCTCATTGAACTGGTGACGTCGTGTGGGAACTACAGTCAATACCGCAAGCGCTTCTCCGAGTGCTCGGGCTTCCGATTCCCCATCCTCGGCGTGCACCTGAAAGACCTGATAGCCGTGCACGTGGCACTGATGGACTGGGCTGACAAAGAGAAAACGCGGGTCAACCTGGCGAAGACCCAACAGCTGTACGCCATCCTTCAAGAGCTGGCGCTGATTCAGATCACGCCGCCTCACGTCGACGCCAACACCGACCTGCTCAACCTGCTTACG GTGTCTCTGGACCAGTaccacacagaggaggagatctACCAGATGTCTCTACAGAGAGAACCTCGCAAGCAGGCG CAGAACTCCAGCCCCACCCCTGCACCCGACCCCAAGCCCAGCATGATCGACGAGTGGTCTGTGTCGGTGAAGCCCAACGCTGACCCGACCATCATCAAGAAGCACATAGAGAAGATGGTGGAG TCGGTCTTCAAGAACTTTGACTCTGACGGCGACGGCCACATCTCCCAGGATGAATTTGAAGCGATCAGGAACAACTTCCCATACCTCAGCAAGTTTGGTGAACTGGACAAGAACCA AGACGGAAAGATCAGCAAAGAGGAGATGATCGACTACTTTATGAAAGCCAGCTCTCTGCTGAACTGCAAGATGGGCTTCATCCACACTTTTACGGAGGCTACCTACGTCAAGCCCACGTTCTGCGAGCACTGTGCCGGCTTT ATATGGGGCTTCTACAAGCAAGGCTACAAGTGTAAAG CCTGCGGGGTGAACTGCCACAAGGCCTGCCGAAGCCGCCTGGCCGTGGAGTGCCGGAAGAGGACAAAGAGCATAAGCCACGAGACGCCGCCGGCCCTCCAGGCCAGATCCTACAGCTTCCCTCCACCTGCCAACACCCCACACAGCCTGCAGAACACAG TGATTGCTGAAGAGGATATAGAGACACTGGAGGAAGGAGTGTTTGATGTCCACCTATAA